The Sagittula stellata E-37 sequence TGCCGGGCCAGTGGTGGCTTTGCAGCGCCTTCCGGTCGTCAAAGGTGATCTCGGGCGTTTGGCGCCCGTGCCGCGCGGCGGCGGCGGCGAGGAAATGCGCGAAGATCAGTGGCACATCCGACGGCACCTGCCGCAAGGCGGGCAGCGCGACCTCGTACCCCGCGATCCGGTAATACAGGTCTTCGCGGAACGTGCCCTGCCGGATCGCGTCGCGCAGCGGGCGGGAAGCCGAGGAAATGACCCTGAAATCCAGCTTGCGCGGCCCCGCGATCTCATCCGTCTCGCGGGTTTGCAGGATGCGCAGCAGTTTCGGTTGCAACGCCATCGACAGGGTGTCGATCTGGTCGAGGAACAGCGTGCCCCCGTCGGCGGATGCGATCAGCCCCGGGTTCGGGGCACCGTCCGCGGCGGCGCGGGGGTCCCCGAACAGGATCGGTTCGGCCCCGACTTCGGGCAGGGTCGCGCAGTTGACCACGACGAACGGCCCTTGCGCATGCGGTCCACGGTGATGCAGCAGGCGCGCCGCCAGTTCCTTGCCGGTCCCGGTTTCCCCGGTCAGCACCACATCGATGGCCAGCGGAGCAATCTCGGCGAGGGTGTCGCGAAGCGCGGCGATGGCCCGGCTCTCGCCGATGAAGTCCGCCTGTTCCTCCAACCGCGTCTGCAGGCGCGCGACTTCGGCCTTAAGGCGCCCGGTCTTCAGCGCGCGTTCGATCACCGACATCAGGTGCTCGGCGTCGTACGGCTTTTCGAGGAAATCCTCCGCGCCGCACTGCATAGCGCGGACCGCGTGCGCGACGTCTCCGTGTCCCGTCAAGACCACCACGGGCACGTCGCAACCCGCATCGACCAGTCCGTCCAGAAGGCCTATTCCGTCCAGACCAGGCATGCGCAGATCGGTCAGCACAAGGTCGGGCGGCGCGGCGGTGGCTGCGGTCAACGCCGCCGACGCCACGTCGAAGGCGACGGTTTCATGCCCAACCGCCGAGATCAGGTCGCACAACCCTTCAAGGTGGTCGGGATCGTCGTCGACGACGAAGACGCGGGCCCCGGTCATGCCGCGGCGATCCTGTCGGAGGCCATCGCCTCGAAGGTCAGCAGCGCGCATGTACCGCCCCCCGCCGCATTCGACAGCGTCAGCTGACCACCGAACTCCTCGACGATGTTGCGTGAAATGGACAGGCCGAGACCGAGGCTTTCGCCGGTTTTCTTGGTGCTGAAAAACGGCTCCACCACCCGGGTCAACAGCGACGTGGGAATGCCGGGTCCGTTGTCGACGACGGCGATCTCGACAGCGGTTTCCGACTGTCGACGCTCCACCCGGATGCGCGGACCGTCCTGCCCGGCGACGGCATCGAGCGCGTTCATCAACAGGTTCACCAGCACCTGTTCCAGCCGCACCTGCCCGGCGAGAACCACCGGCACCGGACCTTCGGGATCGAAGCCGATGGAGACGCCGCCTGCTGACGCGCGCGGCGCGACCAGTTCCATGGCGTTCCGGATGGCCGGGTCCACCGGAACCGGCGACCGCTCTCCGGCCTCCTTGCGTGAAAAGCTCTTCAGGTGCCGGATCGTGCGCAGCATCCGCCTGATATGGCTGCGCGCCTTCTCGATCCGCGATGTGGCGTAGGAATCCGTGACCGTACCGGACAGGAGCGTGGCGGCCAGAGTGGCTTCCATCGCAGCGAGCGGCTGGCTGATCTCATGCACGATGGCCGCCGACATCCGCCCAAGCGCCGCCATCTTCTCGGAATGGATCAGGGCATCCTGCGCCGCGCGCAGGTCGTCCTCGGTCCGGCGCCGCTCTTCGATCTCGATGGCCAGGGCGGCGGTCCGTTCGGCCACGCGCGCTTCCAGCAGGGCCCCCTGTCGCAGCCGCATGTCGATCAGCCGGCGCCTTTGCCACCACGTCTGCATCAGCGCGCCAAGGGCCAGCGCCGTCAGCAATACGACACCGGCCGTGATCGACGCCCCGCGCACGGCCGGCGCCAGCGACGTGCTGCCCAGGAGCACCCAGTCATCCACCGGAAGCGCCTGCCGCCTGAGAAGCCGGTTGCTGCCGTCGACCTGCACGTCCTCCTGCCCGGGCCGCTCCAGAAGGGGCGCACGCTCTGCAACCGGGAGGCCGGCAAAGACACGCTCCTCGACGATGGCGGCGCGGTCCTCCGGCGACAGCGGCAGCAGCGGGCGGTAGAGCCAGTCCTCCAGCCCCGAAAGTATGATGACGCCGAAACTGTCGGCCACCGCCAGCGTGTCCCCGGCATCGACCCAGGTGTCCTGCAAGGGGCGGAGGTCGACCTTCACGACGATCACCGCGGGGCGCCCGGCGATGTCGGCGCGCGACGACAGGAAATAGCCCGGCTCTCCGGTGGTGACGCCCACGGCGTAGAACCGGCCCGCCCCACCGTTCATCGCGTTCTTGAAGTAGGGTCGAAAAGCGTAATTCTCACCGACGAAGCTGCGGTCGTCCTGCCAGTTGCTCGACGCGATCGCGGTGCCGGTGTCATCCATCAGGAAAAGCTCGTCGGCGCCCGACTGCCGGGCGATAACCTCCAGCGCCCTGCTGGCGGTCACTGTCATTGCGGTGTCGCCCGGCGTCACGACGGCGGCGCGAATGCGCGGATCTTCGAGCGCGATGGACGGCAGATAACGGAACCGCTCGATTTCTGCCTCGATGGTCCGCGCGGTCAGAACCAGCGACTGGTCCACCCGCTGCGCCAGCGCGCCCTTCGCCACATGCCACGCCGCAATGCCTGCCGCCCCGGCCGCAAGCGCGGCACAGAATACAACCAGCGGCCACAAGGCCCTGTGACGAAGCGGTCTCATGGCGTTACTCTGACACGAGTGATGCGGCGGCGGAACTCCCCTCGTCGCAAGGGGCGATGCGTGTGGGCGCGCCGGAGACAGCGCCTATTTCCCGGCACTCCGCCCCGGCGCAGAACTGCCATCCGCCCCCCGTCGCGCCGGAGGCGGCCAGCATCAGCTCCGCCACCGACACGTCGCTGTCCCAGACCCACCAGCCATTCTGCAACCGGGCGTCCGGGCCGGGCTCCATCCCGGCCCCAGAGCCCTGCACCGCGCTTCGGACAAGGTGCAGACCATCCTCTTCGACAACCCACGTTTCCTGCCAACCGGTGTGTTCCACCGAATGCGTCCAGGACAGCGTGAACTGCTGCGCAGCCAACGCGGCGACGGTGGCCCCAATGCACAGCGCGCTCATGCCTCTGCCGCCTTGCGCCCGCCGAACCAGATCAGCGCCGCCACGGCCAGCGCCAGCGCAAAACCGATCTCGTCCGTCATCGGAAGCGAGGCGATCAGCGTGAAGGCCGCGCCCATTGCCAGGGCACGCACCGGCCAGCCCAGCCGATGACCGAGCCAGCCGATCACCGCCACGCCCCACAGAGCGATGGAGACAACCGTCTTGAACACCACGTAGGCCACCGCAGGCCAGAAACCGATGGCCTCCGCCAGCGGTCCACCCGGCTGCAGCATGAGGACAGGTGTGTAGACCGCC is a genomic window containing:
- a CDS encoding sigma-54-dependent transcriptional regulator, whose product is MTGARVFVVDDDPDHLEGLCDLISAVGHETVAFDVASAALTAATAAPPDLVLTDLRMPGLDGIGLLDGLVDAGCDVPVVVLTGHGDVAHAVRAMQCGAEDFLEKPYDAEHLMSVIERALKTGRLKAEVARLQTRLEEQADFIGESRAIAALRDTLAEIAPLAIDVVLTGETGTGKELAARLLHHRGPHAQGPFVVVNCATLPEVGAEPILFGDPRAAADGAPNPGLIASADGGTLFLDQIDTLSMALQPKLLRILQTRETDEIAGPRKLDFRVISSASRPLRDAIRQGTFREDLYYRIAGYEVALPALRQVPSDVPLIFAHFLAAAAARHGRQTPEITFDDRKALQSHHWPGNAHELRIMADRHVLGLRRPRAVARDNGSGAVVNTGQTLRDLVSDFEAKEISRVLDQCNGNTETAARILGLPRRTLNDKIAKLSLAAGRRK
- a CDS encoding sensor histidine kinase, which translates into the protein MRPLRHRALWPLVVFCAALAAGAAGIAAWHVAKGALAQRVDQSLVLTARTIEAEIERFRYLPSIALEDPRIRAAVVTPGDTAMTVTASRALEVIARQSGADELFLMDDTGTAIASSNWQDDRSFVGENYAFRPYFKNAMNGGAGRFYAVGVTTGEPGYFLSSRADIAGRPAVIVVKVDLRPLQDTWVDAGDTLAVADSFGVIILSGLEDWLYRPLLPLSPEDRAAIVEERVFAGLPVAERAPLLERPGQEDVQVDGSNRLLRRQALPVDDWVLLGSTSLAPAVRGASITAGVVLLTALALGALMQTWWQRRRLIDMRLRQGALLEARVAERTAALAIEIEERRRTEDDLRAAQDALIHSEKMAALGRMSAAIVHEISQPLAAMEATLAATLLSGTVTDSYATSRIEKARSHIRRMLRTIRHLKSFSRKEAGERSPVPVDPAIRNAMELVAPRASAGGVSIGFDPEGPVPVVLAGQVRLEQVLVNLLMNALDAVAGQDGPRIRVERRQSETAVEIAVVDNGPGIPTSLLTRVVEPFFSTKKTGESLGLGLSISRNIVEEFGGQLTLSNAAGGGTCALLTFEAMASDRIAAA
- a CDS encoding DUF1850 domain-containing protein, translated to MSALCIGATVAALAAQQFTLSWTHSVEHTGWQETWVVEEDGLHLVRSAVQGSGAGMEPGPDARLQNGWWVWDSDVSVAELMLAASGATGGGWQFCAGAECREIGAVSGAPTRIAPCDEGSSAAASLVSE